Proteins encoded in a region of the Novibacillus thermophilus genome:
- a CDS encoding hydroxyacid dehydrogenase produces MEVLITEFIDESALSLFDEAGVTYAYKPEAWQGFSFDEKALASLKAIIVRNKTRVGADLLNQCPQLQVIGRLGVGLDNIDVAAAKKRGVSVVSARNANAISVAEYVIAAMLAVVRRLREADEHVTEGGWDRHTFTGLELYGKTLGLIGCGEIAQRLALRAKSLGMNVIGHDPYVAPYDFAPSELKMQLRSLDEVLERADFVSLHVPLTEGTRHLIDYKRLKQMKPSAYLINTSRGGVIQEEHLRQALQEGRLAGAVLDVLEEEPPHRDHPLLGLKGVLVTPHIAGLTVESQARVARLVIGEVLHELQGDPSICRV; encoded by the coding sequence ATGGAGGTGCTGATCACAGAGTTTATCGATGAAAGCGCGCTGTCGCTGTTCGATGAAGCCGGTGTCACCTACGCTTACAAACCGGAAGCGTGGCAAGGATTTTCGTTTGATGAGAAAGCATTGGCCAGTTTGAAGGCGATCATCGTTCGCAATAAAACGCGGGTGGGGGCAGACCTTCTAAATCAGTGCCCGCAGTTACAAGTCATCGGGCGTCTCGGTGTCGGCCTTGACAACATCGATGTGGCGGCGGCGAAAAAAAGGGGCGTTTCTGTGGTCAGCGCGCGCAATGCTAACGCCATATCAGTTGCAGAATACGTCATCGCCGCCATGTTAGCAGTCGTCCGCCGGCTGAGAGAAGCGGATGAACACGTGACGGAAGGCGGATGGGATCGCCATACGTTCACCGGACTGGAATTGTACGGGAAGACGTTAGGCTTAATCGGATGCGGGGAAATCGCACAGCGCCTGGCCTTGAGGGCGAAGTCTCTCGGGATGAACGTCATCGGACACGATCCGTACGTCGCGCCGTACGACTTTGCTCCTTCCGAGCTCAAGATGCAGTTGCGTTCCCTGGACGAAGTGTTGGAACGGGCCGATTTCGTCAGTTTGCACGTGCCCCTGACGGAGGGGACACGACATTTGATCGACTACAAGAGACTGAAGCAGATGAAGCCGTCAGCGTATCTCATCAATACGTCCCGCGGTGGGGTGATCCAGGAAGAACACTTAAGGCAAGCTTTGCAAGAAGGTCGCTTGGCCGGTGCGGTACTGGATGTCTTGGAAGAGGAACCCCCGCACCGGGATCACCCGTTACTCGGTTTAAAGGGCGTGTTGGTCACGCCGCACATTGCCGGTCTGACAGTTGAATCTCAGGCCCGTGTTGCCCGGCTCGTCATCGGTGAAGTGCTCCACGAACTGCAAGGTGATCCGTCCATATGCCGTGTGTAG
- a CDS encoding UxaA family hydrolase, which produces MERQLYGYRRENGRVGIRNHVVILPVDDISNAACEAVANHVKGTLALPHSYGRLQYGEDLELHFRTMIGTGSNPNVAACVVIGIEENWAKKIADGIAQTGKPVSYFSIEGHGDFETVRRASWKAKEYVQWASELRREPVELKDLTVSIKCGESDTTTGLGSCPTVAQAVDRLVDAGATVIFGETSELTGGEHLIAERMATEELKQKFMRVYKDYVGEIESKGVDLLGSQPTQGNIAGGLSTIEEKALGNIAKTGTKEIIGVLAPAEAPNNGNGLYFMDTSSAAAECITLMAAGGAVVHFFPTGQGNIIGNPIEPVIKITANPKTAETMREHIDVDVQGLLARTITLPEAGDMLMDYLYRTVNGRLTSAEALGHREFVMTKLYRSA; this is translated from the coding sequence GTGGAACGTCAACTGTACGGGTATCGCAGGGAAAATGGAAGAGTCGGCATACGCAATCACGTCGTCATTTTACCAGTAGACGACATATCCAACGCTGCGTGTGAAGCGGTTGCGAACCATGTGAAAGGTACGCTAGCTTTGCCCCACTCGTACGGCAGACTGCAGTACGGGGAGGACTTAGAACTGCATTTTAGAACGATGATCGGCACCGGTTCTAACCCAAATGTGGCGGCTTGTGTCGTCATTGGCATTGAAGAGAACTGGGCGAAGAAAATCGCTGACGGCATTGCGCAAACGGGGAAACCAGTCTCATACTTTTCGATTGAAGGTCACGGGGATTTTGAAACAGTGCGGCGCGCGTCGTGGAAAGCGAAGGAATACGTCCAATGGGCTTCCGAACTGCGACGAGAACCAGTGGAACTTAAGGATCTGACCGTCAGCATCAAATGCGGCGAATCCGATACGACGACGGGACTGGGATCCTGCCCGACGGTTGCCCAGGCTGTCGACCGCTTGGTCGATGCCGGAGCCACCGTCATCTTCGGTGAAACGTCGGAGTTGACTGGCGGAGAACACCTTATCGCTGAAAGAATGGCCACAGAAGAGTTAAAGCAGAAGTTTATGCGGGTGTACAAAGACTATGTCGGGGAGATCGAGTCAAAAGGTGTGGACTTACTAGGGTCACAACCGACACAAGGCAATATTGCCGGAGGCTTGTCGACAATTGAGGAAAAAGCGTTGGGCAATATCGCCAAAACCGGGACGAAGGAAATTATCGGCGTATTAGCGCCGGCCGAAGCGCCGAACAACGGAAACGGTCTATACTTCATGGACACCTCGTCGGCAGCCGCCGAGTGCATCACGCTCATGGCGGCCGGAGGAGCTGTCGTCCACTTTTTCCCGACCGGCCAGGGGAACATCATTGGAAATCCCATCGAACCGGTGATCAAAATTACCGCGAACCCGAAGACGGCAGAAACGATGCGCGAACACATTGATGTGGACGTGCAAGGCTTACTGGCGCGCACGATCACGCTTCCGGAAGCAGGCGACATGCTGATGGATTACTTGTACCGCACAGTCAACGGCCGTTTGACGAGTGCCGAAGCGCTTGGACACCGTGAATTCGTCATGACGAAACTGTACCGCAGTGCGTAG